The following proteins are encoded in a genomic region of Pirellulales bacterium:
- the msrB gene encoding peptide-methionine (R)-S-oxide reductase MsrB, translating into MRNVSSTGYDLSPLTEEEHANLVEQLSPEERRVLLHQGTEHPFCGALLGNKEAGVYHCRLCGLPLFESGSKFESGTGWPSFNAPFDPQHIREVSDISHGMVRTEIRCHRCNGHLGHVFPDGPPPTGRRYCLNSVSLYFVADKAGPSKN; encoded by the coding sequence ATGCGCAATGTTTCATCCACCGGATATGACTTGTCACCCCTCACTGAAGAGGAACATGCCAACTTAGTGGAACAGCTTTCACCCGAGGAACGTCGGGTGCTACTGCACCAGGGGACCGAGCATCCCTTTTGCGGTGCTTTATTGGGCAATAAAGAAGCTGGAGTTTACCACTGCCGTCTGTGCGGGTTGCCGCTGTTTGAATCGGGGTCCAAGTTCGAATCCGGCACGGGATGGCCCAGCTTTAACGCGCCCTTCGATCCGCAGCATATTCGCGAGGTTTCTGACATTAGCCACGGGATGGTTCGGACGGAAATCCGCTGCCACCGCTGCAATGGCCACCTGGGCCATGTCTTTCCCGACGGTCCCCCGCCAACGGGACGGCGGTACTGCCTGAATTCGGTTTCACTTTATTTTGTGGCTGATAAAGCAGGGCCAAGCAAAAATTAA
- a CDS encoding helix-turn-helix transcriptional regulator: MRNRIRELRFQNKEMTQQALADQVGISRQTVIALEQRTYYPSLELAFRIAAAFQLPLTEVFWCEK, translated from the coding sequence ATCCGCAATCGCATCCGCGAGTTACGGTTTCAAAATAAAGAGATGACCCAGCAAGCCCTGGCCGATCAGGTAGGGATTTCACGCCAGACGGTGATTGCCCTGGAGCAGCGCACGTATTATCCGTCGTTGGAGCTGGCCTTTCGCATCGCCGCGGCCTTTCAGTTGCCTCTGACCGAGGTTTTTTGGTGTGAAAAATAA